A stretch of the Acyrthosiphon pisum isolate AL4f chromosome A2, pea_aphid_22Mar2018_4r6ur, whole genome shotgun sequence genome encodes the following:
- the LOC100144886 gene encoding cytochrome B5-like protein encodes MTEKEVKKYSMAEVVENANATNPWIVINDCIYDVTEFLNDHPGGEEVLLEQAGKDATEEFEDVGHSSDAREVMQKYKIGELIEEDKRQNKKPVNKPTPVSSSASGDDFSLWKSWLLPLTMGVLAIFVYRYFIAS; translated from the exons ATGACTGAAAAAGAAGTGAAAAAATACTCAATGGCCGAGGTCGTTGAAAATGCGAACGCTACAAACCCGTGGATCGTGATCAACGACTGCATATACGACGTCACAGAATTTCTAAACGAT CATCCCGGTGGCGAAGAGGTCCTGTTGGAACAAGCTGGCAAGGACGCGACCGAGGAGTTTGAAGATGTAGGACACTCGAGTGATGCACGTGAAGTCATGCAAAAATACAAGATTGGAGAACTTATAGAA gagGATAAAAGACAAAATAAGAAACCTGTGAACAAACCAACACCTGTATCATCAAGTGCATCTGGAGATGATTTTAG tctttGGAAATCGTGGTTGCTGCCTTTGACAATGGGAGTGCTTGCTATCTTCGTTTACCGATACTTTATTGCTTCATAA